The following are encoded together in the Thermococcus sibiricus MM 739 genome:
- a CDS encoding monovalent cation/H+ antiporter complex subunit F: MVEEDLLVNPFGWGVLILIATSLILSYRVLFGPTLADRIVGINTVTTKLVVILAIFGFIMEEYFFLDLAIVLLMVNAVGGLILAKYMEGAG; this comes from the coding sequence ATGGTTGAGGAAGATCTTTTGGTAAACCCCTTTGGGTGGGGAGTTTTAATCTTGATAGCCACTTCCCTGATACTATCTTATAGAGTTCTTTTTGGGCCCACTCTAGCTGATAGAATAGTTGGTATAAATACAGTGACCACGAAACTTGTCGTAATTTTAGCAATTTTTGGATTTATAATGGAAGAGTACTTTTTCCTTGATCTTGCGATAGTGCTTTTGATGGTAAATGCGGTAGGAGGGTTAATACTGGCAAAATACATGGAGGGGGCGGGATGA
- the mnhG gene encoding monovalent cation/H(+) antiporter subunit G, which yields MIEYFLLLLGESIMIFGTLGILRFPDVYTRLHAATKCDTGGAMTILMALAIASEASLLIKLKFLVLAFLIALINPMVSHAIARGAYKYGIKPEVVVDMYAWDNP from the coding sequence ATGATAGAGTATTTTCTCCTTCTCCTTGGGGAATCGATAATGATATTTGGAACGCTTGGGATTCTCCGCTTTCCCGATGTGTATACAAGGCTTCATGCAGCAACGAAATGCGATACCGGTGGAGCGATGACCATACTAATGGCTTTGGCTATTGCTTCGGAAGCTTCCTTATTGATCAAGCTAAAATTTCTCGTGCTGGCGTTTTTAATAGCCCTAATAAACCCCATGGTTTCTCATGCAATTGCTAGAGGGGCTTACAAATATGGGATAAAACCAGAAGTCGTGGTGGATATGTATGCATGGGATAATCCTTGA
- a CDS encoding hydrogenase subunit MbhD domain-containing protein: MHGIILEILFIIMILLSIAVVEEKNLVNAVVKYAFLSLTFVLVLVLLKAPDVALSAIVVGAIIIGAFLFTIREVEK; encoded by the coding sequence ATGCATGGGATAATCCTTGAAATTTTATTTATAATTATGATACTTCTCTCAATAGCTGTGGTTGAAGAAAAGAACTTAGTTAATGCTGTGGTTAAATATGCTTTCCTAAGTCTAACTTTTGTGCTGGTACTTGTATTGTTAAAAGCTCCGGATGTTGCGTTGTCTGCTATTGTAGTTGGAGCAATTATTATTGGGGCTTTTCTTTTCACCATTAGGGAGGTAGAGAAATGA